TTTTCATAATCGAAGGATAGTAGCGTGTAGTTACGTCTGCCATCATAGTCAGAGCCACCGTCCAGGCAACCTCCTTGCAAGACATTAAAGGGCGGAGCCTTCACAAAAATGTCCCCTTTAAAATAATCTAATATCTTAGATTGATAAATATCGTTATAGTTCGGTTCAATAGCCATAGTGGCTGCTGTTATGATTCCCCGAATAATGTCCTTACTCTTTCCCGTGAATTCCTGCTTCAATGGATTTCCCCCTATATTGTGTATAGTTTTATTTATATTTAGATATAGCTACAGTTTTTATATAAAACTCCTTTCTCTCTTTATAAGAATTGCCGTGTTATAGAAAAGTACCAAAGTCCAATAGATAAATCATCCATTTAGTAACTAGTTGTTCTTCCCTATAGATATTATATAAATATACCTACAAAAAAACCACTAAATTTCCAAAAAATATTAAATTGTACTTAATTTTTACAAATTTAAGCTTTAATTTTGTCGAAAAAGTTAATTTTGCCTAAACGTGTCGTTTGGCAAGAGGGAAACGCTCGTATGGTCTATTTAAAAACATAGTAAGTGTAAGATTTAGAAGACGTTTACGAAGGTGATGACTCAACATAATTTCTCTATTCTAAAGCTACCGCGGAATAACTAGAAGGCGCGCTTTTAGTAAAGAGGAAATCGTGGAGACATCAACAGTAGATTGTGAGCAATTAATCGAGGATTTTAAGCCAATGCTTCATCATATTATTCATAGACTAGGTATAGTAGATCAAGAAGGGGATTTTTATCAGGAAGGTCTACTAGCATTATGGGAAGTGAGCCGCACCTACCAGGAAGAGAAGGGGAAACTATCTTCTTACGTTTACTTTATTGTTCGAAATCGGTTAATTAGCTTGTTACGAAACAAGAAACGGAAGCAAGAGCATACGGATGAGATCATTGCCATGAGCCACGATGAGGCAGAAGTCGAAATGGAAGTGGATATTTGGGATTCTTACTTGGTAGCAGAACTCAAAACTGTACTTACAGCTAATCAATGTAAGTGGCTGGATGGATATGTGTTACAGGATTTATCGGTTAAGGAGGTTGCGGCAAAAGAAAACGTCACAATTGATGCGGTGAAGAATTGGGGACGGAAGGCAAGAGAGAAGTTAAAGCAGCATGAAGGACTATTGGATTATGTAGAGTTAAAAGCATAGGTAGGAAGAAGTCAAGTGAAAAGGATGTGGTTTATTTACCACATCCTTTTTATGGGGAAAAAGAAGGAACAATACTGTAACTATAGAATGTAAGATTAAGAGTACATTCAAGATTAAATATATACAGATTTACTATTGTTACATTGTATTCCATTTTCAAACGTAAATATACAGCTAGGAGACAACGGGGAACTAGTATTTCATTAAGCTATTCCTAATCACATCTAGAAGGGAAGAACGAGGTATGTCCAAACAAGAGCTAACTAGGTTATTTATAGAAATCGAGAGTTTAAGAAAACAATTATATGACTATGACCTACGAAACAATCTAGTGGACCCTTCTATTGTAGAGAAAAGCGCAGAACTAGATGAGAAGATTACGGAGTATATGAAATTGGTGGATATAGAACAAATGGTGAACAAAAAGTATGGGTGATTTGGAGGATATGTTGTTGAGAATTGGAAGTTTGCTGGGTGATAGTAACGGGTCCAGTTTTAAGAGGATAATGCTACTAACGTTAAAAAGCTGAATTAATTAGCATGCATATCGTACCCTATTTAACAATAGAAATATCAAACAAAAACGCTCAGGATTTTTGAGATGCTCCCCCCTAAGGTAGACGGTATAAAAATAAAACTGTTTATCTTAGGGGGTTTTTTGTATGTCGAGAAGTTCTTTTTCTACTGTGGAGAAACTTACTATTATTAACCTTATTCGTAACGAACATTATTCCATCAATGAGGTTGCTTCTATGTATAACTTGAATTGGTCTACGATTCGATCCTGGATACATAAGTTTGAAACTCTTGGTGAAGCTGGACTTGAAGAAGCAAAATCAAATACATCCTACTCAAAAGAGTTTAAGCTGAATAGTAGGTGTATAGATAAGGGGCTAATGGAATCCTTCAGGGGAACACTTAAATGTGAGCCCTTTGCGGAGTGGTGCAAGAAGTGTGATATATCTCCTGCATAGAAAATTCCCAGTAAATATATTACAAATTTCGACACAATCATATAGGGAAAGATGGTACAGTAGTCATACTTATACAATTTACCTGAAAAGGATGTTGAATGACACGATGGAAGAGCAGTATGAATGGAAGGAAATTATGAAGGACATTATTAATCAATCGGAGTCATCACACTCCATTACCATTAAAGAGGTCTTAAACGAATTAATTGATCGATTACAGCCGAATCAAAGTAAATAAAGAATCCTACAAAGAGCAGGATTCTTTTTATTAGGTGCTTTTATTTCATTTTGTCCATGACCTTACTCCGAAGGGCGCTTTCACGAGCTGATTTTTGCTCTTGATAGTATTGCTTCACTTCCGATGCGGCATTTCGGCTATGGATGTTGTCGGAGCAAGGCCGTGGTTCTGGTGACTTCGATTCATACGGTGACATTAACCGTGCTGAAATGGCAAAAGTACTAGATGAATTCCTAAGCTTTGTTGAAATCATTAATGATAGTAACGAGAACAACTAAGACTTTTTGAAATCCCATAACCCTTTTCCTTCCTGGGCTCCAAGCTATGTCATGATAGCTTGGAGCTTTTTTTGTTTTCAGATAGTTTTCTCAATCATGTCGGTCGCTCATAGAATCAAATTTTGCTCTTACATTGCATTCGTGTACGGAAATCAACCATTTTTCTATTCTCTACCTATTTATTATGCAAAGGAATATGATATAGTCTTTTAAAAGTGGGAACATTGTGACAATTAAAGTAGATGTACACAGCTCTACAAGTAGAGAGGGATGTCTTCATGTTTAAATTAATGAATATCCAATCAGAAGTGCAGAAGATAGCAGAAGCAATCGCTTCTGTTTTAAAAATAGAGGTAGAAATCGCGAATGAACGATTTTATAGAGTAGCAGGCACAGGTAGGACAAAGTCAGGTATTCTACGGAAAATGGAAGGAGACTTTGTTTATAAGAGTGCCATTCGAACAGGTGGCCCAATCATTATTGAGGAACCTGGTTTCCAAGAGGTATGTAAACGATGTGCATTTTATCAACATTGTCCTGAGACAGGTGAAATTTGTACTCCTATTAAACTAGATGATCAAGTTATTGGTGTGATAGGTCTGCTAGCATTTGATGAAGCGCAAAGAAGTCGCCTTTTTGAGAATGTAGAAGAAATCTTATTCTTTCTTAATAAAATGGCTGATTTAATAGCGAGTAAGGTAAGCGAACATCAAATGATAAATGACCTACTAGGGAACGAAGAAAAACTGACGAAAATGATCAATATGGCAGATGAAGGGATTATGATTCTAGATCAAAACGACAGTATAAAAGAATTGAATGATAAAGTGAAAGACTTGTTACACGTGAAGAATCCTCATGAAATTCCGAATAACACAATCGAACGAATACAACAATTCATAGAACATAGTGAAAATGGAGAGAAAGAGAAAATCACCTTGTCTGTAGATGATCAGGAAAAGCATTTCTTTATATCTTCCCAACATTTTGAGGTTTCCCAATCCCTTTATACCAACATGGTGATTCTAAAAGACGTGAATGACATTAAAAGGTTGGCAGATATTTCAGATGGTGAAGACCGGACGGTGTTTAGTCAAATTGTTGGGAATAGCACACAAATGAAAGAGCTGAAAGATTACGTTTATAAAGTTTCTCGTTTCAATTCCAATGTACTCATACAGGGGGAAAGTGGAACTGGTAAAGAAGAATTTGCGCAGGCTATTCATAGAGCAAGTAACAGAGCAAGTAAGCCCTTTGTGACGGTGAATTGTGGAGCCATCCCCGAAAATTTATTAGAGAGTGAACTGTTTGGCTATGATGCTGGTGCTTTTACTGGTGCTAGTAAGAATGGCAAGAAAGGAAAATTTGAACTTGCTGAGAAAGGGACGATATTTTTAGACGAAATTAGTGAAATGCCGCTGCATTTACAAGTGAAGTTACTAAGGGCTATTCAAGAGAGAGAAATAGAACGTTTAGGTGGTAACCGTTCGATCTCGATTGATGTAAGGATTATTACAGCTACCAATAGTAATATTCAACAACTGGTGGAAGAAGGAACGTTTAGAGAAGATTTATTTTACCGCTTGAACGTTGTGCCAATCGTACTTCCACCACTTCGAAGCAGGAAAGAAGATATAGTGAGTTTAACCAGTTATTTTATCTCTCTCTTTAATGAACAATTTGGTTCTTCTGTGCTAGGAGTAGGACAAGATGTAGAAGATGTCATGGTTTCTTACTCATGGCCAGGGAACATTAGGGAATTAAAGAACTTCGTTGAATATCTCTTTAATTTCATATCAGAAGGTTATATTACGCTAGACAATGCTGAAGAGTATATTGAAAAGAAGTTGTCTGTAAACAACATACAAAATGAGGGGCAGCACGCCATTACCGTTCAATCCTTTTCATTAGATGACATGGAAGAGAAAATGATTTCGGAAGCCTTGATTCATGTAAGACAGAATGGTGGGAAAATAGAAGACGCCTGTTCTTTATTAGGGATTGGAAGAGCTACGTTGTTTCGTAAAATCAATAAATACAATATCGAAGTATCAAAATGATACTAGGTGTTCATTTTGATACTTTGTCACACGAAGGAAGAAACAACTCCATAAAACAGAATTTTCAGAATTATAGAGTCTCATATTGATACTCCATTTGATGCCAACTCTCCCATGATAGTTGGCATCTCCATATTACTAAAGTTGGCATGAAATTTGCATATAAAAAAGTGAGCCCAAAAGATAGAGGAGGATCTATATGAGCAAGAAAGTGATGGAATCTAGTAAAGCCCCACAAGCTATTGGACCATATTGCCAAGGAGTCATGCATAATGGACTAGCATTTCTGTCTGGAATGTTACCTATCGATGCTGAATCTAAAGAGGTGGTAGAAGGAATAGAGAAACAGACAGAACAAATTCTCGAAAACCTGAAACATGTATTAGAGGATTATGGATCATCTCTTGATCAAGTGCTGAAAACGACTATTTACCTGAAGAGTATGGGGGATTTTCAAACAGTAAATGGAATCTATGGGGAATATTTTGCGAACGCAGTTCCAGCTAGAAGTTGTATCGAAGTATCACGTCTACCAAAAGATGTATTGATTGAAATAGAACTTATTGCAGCATTAGACGAGAACTAGAGAGGAGGTAGCCAACATGAACGTAAAATTACAGTCATTAAAAAGTATTTCATGTAGCATGAATCCTATGAAACAGCCTTTTAGCATGAGCGGTGTACCAGAAGAGTTTTCCTTAGAAAGCATTCGTAAGGTGCAACAATTTCAAAGCAGCCATGAGAGATACCAAAAGACTCCACTAGCTAAGCTGGATAGTTTGGCTGAGCACTTAGGGGTACAAGAAATCTTCGTGAAAGATGAATCCTATCGATTTGGCTTAAATGCCTTTAAAGTACTTGGAGGTATTTATGCTGTTGGAAAGTATCTAGCAGAATTGTTGGATAGAGATATAGAGTCATTAACGTTCGAAGAGTTAAAATCCCCTGAAACGAAGAAAGTGACAGGGGAGATTACCTTTATCTCTGCAACAGACGGAAATCACGGTAGAGGTATTGCGTGGGCAGCTAAAGAATTGGGCCATCATTCTATCATTTATATGCCAAAGGGATCTTCAGAAAGAAGACTACAA
This DNA window, taken from Pontibacillus yanchengensis, encodes the following:
- a CDS encoding sigma-70 family RNA polymerase sigma factor produces the protein METSTVDCEQLIEDFKPMLHHIIHRLGIVDQEGDFYQEGLLALWEVSRTYQEEKGKLSSYVYFIVRNRLISLLRNKKRKQEHTDEIIAMSHDEAEVEMEVDIWDSYLVAELKTVLTANQCKWLDGYVLQDLSVKEVAAKENVTIDAVKNWGRKAREKLKQHEGLLDYVELKA
- a CDS encoding aspartyl-phosphate phosphatase Spo0E family protein gives rise to the protein MSKQELTRLFIEIESLRKQLYDYDLRNNLVDPSIVEKSAELDEKITEYMKLVDIEQMVNKKYG
- a CDS encoding helix-turn-helix domain-containing protein — protein: MSRSSFSTVEKLTIINLIRNEHYSINEVASMYNLNWSTIRSWIHKFETLGEAGLEEAKSNTSYSKEFKLNSRCIDKGLMESFRGTLKCEPFAEWCKKCDISPA
- a CDS encoding sigma-54-dependent Fis family transcriptional regulator produces the protein MFKLMNIQSEVQKIAEAIASVLKIEVEIANERFYRVAGTGRTKSGILRKMEGDFVYKSAIRTGGPIIIEEPGFQEVCKRCAFYQHCPETGEICTPIKLDDQVIGVIGLLAFDEAQRSRLFENVEEILFFLNKMADLIASKVSEHQMINDLLGNEEKLTKMINMADEGIMILDQNDSIKELNDKVKDLLHVKNPHEIPNNTIERIQQFIEHSENGEKEKITLSVDDQEKHFFISSQHFEVSQSLYTNMVILKDVNDIKRLADISDGEDRTVFSQIVGNSTQMKELKDYVYKVSRFNSNVLIQGESGTGKEEFAQAIHRASNRASKPFVTVNCGAIPENLLESELFGYDAGAFTGASKNGKKGKFELAEKGTIFLDEISEMPLHLQVKLLRAIQEREIERLGGNRSISIDVRIITATNSNIQQLVEEGTFREDLFYRLNVVPIVLPPLRSRKEDIVSLTSYFISLFNEQFGSSVLGVGQDVEDVMVSYSWPGNIRELKNFVEYLFNFISEGYITLDNAEEYIEKKLSVNNIQNEGQHAITVQSFSLDDMEEKMISEALIHVRQNGGKIEDACSLLGIGRATLFRKINKYNIEVSK
- a CDS encoding Rid family detoxifying hydrolase produces the protein MSKKVMESSKAPQAIGPYCQGVMHNGLAFLSGMLPIDAESKEVVEGIEKQTEQILENLKHVLEDYGSSLDQVLKTTIYLKSMGDFQTVNGIYGEYFANAVPARSCIEVSRLPKDVLIEIELIAALDEN